A section of the Pseudorasbora parva isolate DD20220531a chromosome 2, ASM2467924v1, whole genome shotgun sequence genome encodes:
- the slc16a6b gene encoding solute carrier family 16 member 6b has protein sequence MTGLISALQGCTSPNVYYEVPDGGWGWMVAVAFFFVEVFTYGIIKIFGIFLQDLMRDFNETNSRVSWVVSICVFVMAFTAPLSTVMSNRFGYRPVVMLGGLLISLGTITTAFTKSITEMYITMGIVAGLGYCLTFLPTVTILSQYFSKRRSLVTSIASTGECFSLLALAPALNALKEQIGWRYCLIIIGVMQASVIVCGALLKPIVIKCKPATTESSTCPLKEPESKYDLENEFTHTSIGSVDSGVQSVTSSQINLSEGQESTERDSAEKKALRNKEEGENVEEELPVPETSGVSRPKLLDFSVLRDASFKCYALFGLFATLGFFAPQLYIIELSVSRGVSRDSATYMLSAMAVAEILGRLSMGWVLNRQPVRKIYILLICTVLLCPVLVVFTFVTEFWGLMSCSCFYGFLLGTVASSHIPMLAEDDVMGIQRMSSAVGVYVFIQSFAGLAGPPLGGFLVDKTDNYGSAFYSCAAGMGVGALFLGLVRPAKSGFCLRRRRNDQQTPDRDSTSQGSDDGTVDFVEMDIETDNSSAKCKRWPV, from the exons ATGACAGGATTGATCTCAGCCCTGCAGGGCTGCACGAGCCCTAATGTGTACTATGAGGTGCCAGATGGAGGCTGGGGCTGGATGGTGGCTGTGGCCTTCTTCTTCGTGGAAGTCTTCACTTATGGCATCATCAAGATTTTTGGGATTTTCCTCCAGGACCTCATGAGAGACTTTAATGAAACCAACAGCAGAGTGTCTTGGGTCGTCTCCATATGTGTATTTGTCATGGCCTTCACAG CTCCTCTTTCCACGGTGATGAGTAACCGCTTTGGCTATCGGCCTGTCGTCATGCTCGGTGGACTGCTGATTAGCCTGGGCACAATCACAACGGCCTTCACCAAATCCATAACTGAGATGTACATCACCATGGGAATCGTTGCAG GCCTGGGCTACTGCCTTACCTTCCTGCCTACAGTCACCATCCTGTCACAGTACTTCAGCAAGCGCCGCTCCCTCGTCACATCCATAGCCTCCACTGGAGAATGCTTCTCCCTGCTGGCCCTCGCACCAG CTCTGAATGCACTGAAGGAACAGATCGGCTGGCGTTACTGCCTGATCATTATTGGGGTTATGCAGGCCTCAGTCATTGTCTGTGGGGCTCTGCTGAAGCCAATAGTCATTAAATGCAAACCTGCCACAACAGAGAGTTCCACATGCCCCCTTAAGGAACCTGAATCAAAATATGACCTGGAGAATGAATTTACACATACCTCTATTGGCTCGGTGGACTCTGGGGTCCAGTCTGTCACCTCCTCTCAGATCAACCTGTCCGAAGGCCAGGAATCTACAGAACGGGACTCTGCAGAGAAAAAAGCACTTAGGAATAAGGAGgaaggagaaaatgttgaagaAGAGCTACCAGTGCCTGAGACTTCGGGGGTATCTAGGCCCAAGCTGTTGGACTTCTCTGTGCTCAGGGACGCAAGCTTCAAGTGCTACGCATTGTTTGGCCTGTTCGCCACACTGGGCTTCTTCGCTCCACAGCTCTACATCATTGAGCTGAGTGTGAGCCGAGGAGTGTCACGTGACAGCGCCACATACATGCTCTCAGCCATGGCCGTGGCTGAGATTCTAGGTCGACTGTCCATGGGTTGGGTCCTCAATCGCCAGCCCGTTCGAAAGATCTACATTCTGCTGATTTGCACAGTGTTGCTGTGTCCAGTGCTGGTCGTCTTCACCTTTGTCACAGAGTTCTGGGGGCTCATGTCCTGCTCCTGTTTCTATGGCTTCCTGCTGGGCACTGTGGCCTCCAGCCACATCCCAATGCTGGCTGAAGATGACGTGATGGGCATTCAGAGGATGTCGTCGGCTGTTGGCGTCTACGTCTTTATCCAGAGCTTTGCAGGACTGGCCGGTCCACCTCTAGGAG GTTTTCTGGTAGACAAGACTGACAATTACGGATCAGCCTTTTACTCCTGCGCGGCTGGGATGGGAGTAGGGGCTCTGTTTCTCGGATTAGTGCGCCCAGCCAAATCCGGCTTCTGTCTTCGGAGGAGGAGAAATGACCAGCAAACACCAGACAGAGACTCTACCTCACAGGGAAGTGATGATGGCACTGTTGACTTTGTAGAAATGGACATCGAGACTGACAACAGTTCTGCAAAGTGCAAGCGTTGGCCAGTATGA